One region of Phycicoccus sp. M110.8 genomic DNA includes:
- a CDS encoding LacI family DNA-binding transcriptional regulator, whose protein sequence is MSSAHGGQPTLEEVATRAGVGRGTVSRVINGSPQVSERTRARVMQAVSDLGYVPNMAARALVTRRTGAIALVISEPEERIFGEPFFAGVVRGITTVVGESSRQLVLALVQNRDQAERLDSYLTPQHVDGVLVLSAHDSDTLPGRIQGRGLPIVLCGRPTTEQGLSWVDVDNVGGARAAVAHLLAEGRRTVGLIAGPQDMIAGRDRLEGYQQALRDAGVGVDDGLVETGDFTEASGATAMRALLARHPEVDAVFAASDLMALGAIRVLREAGRSVPGDVAVVGFDDGPVAAVAEPALTTVHQPMEQLGREMATMLLSRINGGGDTGPSHVVLDTHLVTRASA, encoded by the coding sequence ATGAGCAGTGCGCACGGTGGCCAGCCCACCCTCGAGGAGGTCGCCACCCGTGCGGGGGTGGGCCGGGGCACCGTTTCGCGCGTCATCAACGGGTCACCGCAGGTCTCCGAGCGCACCCGCGCCCGCGTGATGCAGGCGGTGAGCGACCTCGGCTACGTGCCCAACATGGCTGCCCGGGCCCTCGTCACGCGCAGGACGGGTGCGATCGCGCTGGTGATCTCCGAGCCGGAGGAGCGCATCTTCGGCGAGCCGTTCTTCGCCGGGGTGGTGCGGGGCATCACGACGGTCGTGGGGGAGTCCTCCCGCCAGCTCGTGCTCGCCCTCGTGCAGAACCGCGACCAGGCCGAGCGGCTCGACAGCTACCTCACGCCGCAGCACGTCGACGGCGTCCTCGTGCTGTCTGCCCACGACAGCGACACGCTCCCGGGGCGGATCCAGGGGCGGGGTCTGCCGATCGTCCTGTGTGGCCGGCCGACGACCGAGCAGGGCCTCAGCTGGGTCGACGTCGACAACGTCGGCGGGGCGCGGGCCGCGGTCGCGCACCTGCTGGCCGAAGGGCGCCGCACCGTGGGGCTGATCGCCGGGCCGCAGGACATGATCGCCGGGCGCGACCGCCTCGAGGGCTACCAGCAGGCGCTGCGCGACGCCGGCGTCGGTGTCGACGACGGCCTCGTCGAGACCGGTGACTTCACCGAGGCCAGCGGGGCCACCGCGATGCGGGCGCTGCTGGCGCGCCACCCCGAGGTCGACGCCGTGTTCGCGGCGAGCGACCTCATGGCGCTCGGTGCCATCCGGGTGCTGCGGGAGGCGGGACGCTCGGTGCCGGGGGACGTGGCGGTGGTCGGGTTCGACGACGGCCCCGTCGCCGCGGTCGCCGAGCCGGCGCTCACGACGGTGCACCAGCCGATGGAGCAGCTCGGGCGCGAGATGGCGACGATGCTGCTGTCGCGGATCAACGGCGGCGGGGACACAGGCCCCTCACACGTCGTGCTCGACACGCATCTGGTCACCCGCGCCTCCGCCTGA
- a CDS encoding DUF4191 domain-containing protein — MARKEKQQSGTPKEPGRLAQVRQVYTAARQVDRTIPWWMLLAFLAVLVVGVGIGALLGHWVYALVLSIPLGLLAAVLVLSRKAERAAFRSIEGQPGAAGAALGALRRGWYYDQQPVAVDGARGTRPEDMAGAAFVYRAVGRPGVVLVAEGPNARRSKLIAQERKKVERVAPGVPVTTLVVGDEADQVPVRKVSARMTRMKPVLTKEEAAAVNKRLKALGGVRPPIPAGMDPMRARVDRKAMRGR, encoded by the coding sequence ATGGCCCGCAAGGAGAAGCAGCAGTCCGGCACGCCCAAGGAGCCGGGTCGCCTCGCGCAGGTCCGCCAGGTCTACACGGCGGCGCGTCAGGTCGACCGGACCATCCCGTGGTGGATGCTGCTGGCGTTCCTCGCGGTGCTCGTCGTCGGCGTCGGCATCGGCGCCCTCCTCGGTCACTGGGTCTACGCGCTCGTCCTGTCGATCCCGCTCGGCCTGCTCGCCGCCGTGCTCGTCCTCAGCCGCAAGGCCGAGCGGGCCGCGTTCCGCAGCATCGAGGGCCAGCCCGGCGCCGCCGGTGCCGCTCTCGGCGCCCTGCGCCGCGGCTGGTACTACGACCAGCAGCCGGTGGCCGTCGACGGGGCCCGGGGCACGCGCCCCGAGGACATGGCCGGCGCGGCGTTCGTCTACCGCGCGGTCGGCCGCCCGGGCGTGGTGCTCGTGGCCGAGGGCCCGAACGCCCGCCGCTCCAAGCTCATCGCCCAGGAGCGCAAGAAGGTCGAGCGCGTCGCGCCCGGCGTCCCGGTGACGACCCTGGTCGTCGGTGACGAGGCCGACCAGGTGCCGGTCCGCAAGGTCAGCGCCAGGATGACGCGGATGAAGCCGGTCCTCACCAAGGAGGAGGCGGCCGCCGTCAACAAGCGGCTCAAGGCCCTCGGTGGCGTCCGCCCGCCCATCCCCGCCGGCATGGACCCCATGCGTGCCCGCGTCGACCGCAAGGCCATGCGCGGCCGCTGA
- the lipA gene encoding lipoyl synthase: MTVAPEGRRLLRVEARNAETPIERKPEWIRTTAKMGPEYTKLHSMVKTEGLHTVCQEAGCPNIFECWEDREATFLIGGDICTRRCDFCDIASGRPLALDLDEPRRVAESVAQMGLRYSTVTGVARDDQPDGAAWLYAETIRQIHEKNPNTGVEILPPDFGAKPELVGQVFDARPEVFAHNLETVPRIFKQIRPAFTYEKSLKVLSMARDAELVTKSNLILGMGEEDHEVEQAIRDLHDAGCDILTITQYLRPSKLHHPIDRWVKPEEFVHWSQVAEEIGFKGVMAGPLVRSSYRAGRLWATAMTKWGRPIPEHLQHLADAAGDPARQEAASLVAARTPAALGTSA, encoded by the coding sequence GTGACCGTCGCACCCGAGGGCCGCCGGCTGCTGCGTGTCGAGGCACGCAACGCCGAGACGCCGATCGAGCGCAAGCCCGAGTGGATCCGGACGACCGCCAAGATGGGTCCGGAGTACACCAAGCTGCACTCGATGGTGAAGACCGAGGGCCTGCACACGGTCTGCCAGGAGGCGGGCTGCCCCAACATCTTCGAGTGCTGGGAGGACCGCGAGGCCACCTTCCTCATCGGCGGTGACATCTGCACCCGCCGGTGCGACTTCTGCGACATCGCCTCCGGCCGCCCGCTGGCCCTCGACCTCGACGAGCCGCGCCGCGTGGCCGAGTCGGTCGCCCAGATGGGCCTGCGCTACTCGACCGTGACGGGCGTGGCCCGCGACGACCAGCCCGACGGCGCCGCGTGGCTGTACGCCGAGACGATCCGGCAGATCCACGAGAAGAACCCCAACACCGGCGTGGAGATCCTGCCGCCCGACTTCGGCGCCAAGCCCGAGCTCGTCGGCCAGGTCTTCGACGCCCGTCCCGAGGTGTTCGCGCACAACCTCGAGACCGTGCCGCGGATCTTCAAGCAGATCCGTCCCGCGTTCACCTACGAGAAGTCGCTCAAGGTCCTGTCGATGGCCCGCGACGCCGAGCTGGTGACCAAGTCCAACCTCATCCTCGGCATGGGCGAGGAGGACCACGAGGTCGAGCAGGCCATCCGCGACCTGCACGACGCGGGCTGCGACATCCTCACGATCACCCAGTACCTGCGTCCCTCGAAGCTGCACCACCCGATCGACCGGTGGGTCAAGCCCGAGGAGTTCGTGCACTGGAGCCAGGTCGCCGAGGAGATCGGCTTCAAGGGCGTCATGGCCGGGCCGCTCGTGCGCTCGTCCTACCGCGCCGGCCGGCTGTGGGCGACGGCCATGACGAAGTGGGGCCGCCCCATCCCCGAGCACCTGCAGCACCTCGCCGACGCGGCCGGTGACCCGGCCCGCCAGGAGGCCGCCTCGCTCGTCGCCGCGCGCACGCCGGCGGCGCTCGGCACCTCCGCCTGA
- the lipB gene encoding lipoyl(octanoyl) transferase LipB, producing MRFEHVGFAPDFVDYQAGWAHQREVHASVVEGGEDTVLLLEHAAVYTAGKRTEEHQRPKDGTPVVDVDRGGLITWHGPGQLVGYPIVRLHGVPIDVVAHVRRLEEVMIRTCREFGVATVRVEGRSGVWVLADERGPDRKLGAIGVRVSRQVTMHGFALNCDADLSWADNIVACGIEDAGVSSISREAGRVVTVQDVLPYAEKHLAEVLASA from the coding sequence ATGCGGTTCGAGCACGTGGGCTTCGCGCCCGACTTCGTCGACTACCAGGCCGGCTGGGCGCACCAGCGCGAGGTGCACGCGTCGGTGGTGGAGGGCGGCGAGGACACCGTGCTCCTGCTCGAGCACGCCGCCGTCTACACCGCCGGCAAGCGCACCGAGGAGCACCAGCGGCCCAAGGACGGCACCCCGGTCGTCGACGTCGACCGCGGCGGCCTCATCACGTGGCACGGCCCCGGCCAGCTCGTCGGCTACCCCATCGTACGGCTGCACGGCGTCCCGATCGACGTGGTCGCGCACGTGCGCCGGCTCGAGGAGGTCATGATCCGCACCTGTCGCGAGTTCGGCGTGGCGACCGTGCGGGTCGAGGGCCGGTCCGGCGTCTGGGTCCTGGCGGACGAGCGCGGCCCCGACCGCAAGCTCGGCGCCATCGGCGTTCGCGTCAGCAGGCAGGTGACCATGCACGGTTTCGCGCTGAACTGCGACGCCGACCTCTCGTGGGCGGACAACATCGTCGCCTGTGGCATCGAGGACGCCGGGGTGAGCTCGATCAGCCGCGAGGCCGGGCGCGTGGTCACCGTGCAGGACGTGCTCCCGTATGCCGAGAAGCACCTGGCCGAGGTCCTCGCCTCCGCCTAG
- a CDS encoding peptidase E, translating to MPTDQPTILATSGGYRFADRTRFEFDGLVHHAVELSGVTGRRPRVTVLGTASGDQRAFADDLHEAGRVAGFDLTNLHLFPMPNLDDVEGHLLEQDVVWVNGGSVANLLAVWRVHELDAVFRRVWEAGVVLSGVSAGSICWYLGGTTDSFGPELRAVTNGLGFLPYGNGVHYDSEGRRRPLVHRLVADGTLPTTHCTDDGVGLVYRGTELVEAVTEADGKGAYIVTRDGDEAREERLEPRRLPTP from the coding sequence ATGCCCACCGACCAGCCCACGATCCTCGCGACGTCCGGCGGCTACCGCTTCGCCGACCGCACCCGCTTCGAGTTCGACGGCCTCGTGCACCACGCGGTCGAGCTGTCCGGCGTGACCGGGCGGCGGCCCCGCGTGACGGTGCTCGGCACCGCGAGCGGCGACCAGCGCGCGTTCGCCGACGACCTGCACGAGGCGGGTCGCGTGGCGGGTTTCGACCTCACCAACCTGCACCTGTTCCCGATGCCCAACCTCGACGACGTCGAGGGCCACCTGCTCGAGCAGGACGTGGTCTGGGTCAACGGCGGCTCGGTGGCGAACCTCCTCGCCGTCTGGCGGGTGCACGAGCTCGACGCCGTTTTCCGCCGGGTGTGGGAGGCCGGTGTCGTCCTCTCCGGCGTCTCGGCCGGCTCGATCTGCTGGTACCTCGGTGGGACGACCGACTCCTTCGGCCCCGAGCTGCGCGCCGTGACCAACGGCCTGGGCTTCCTGCCCTACGGCAACGGGGTCCACTACGACTCCGAGGGCCGCCGGCGCCCCCTCGTCCACCGGCTCGTCGCCGACGGCACCCTGCCGACCACCCACTGCACCGACGACGGGGTCGGCCTGGTGTACCGAGGCACCGAGCTCGTCGAGGCGGTCACGGAGGCCGACGGCAAGGGCGCCTACATCGTGACCCGGGACGGCGACGAGGCCCGTGAGGAGCGCCTCGAGCCGCGCCGGCTGCCCACTCCCTGA
- a CDS encoding serine/threonine protein kinase: MEGHEDGFGDNGFGDNGFGDDGFGDTFGWPGAAPSAAGVPGTGVDRGDLHGSAVPPEVPGYDVGELIGRGSSGAVWAASRCADGAAVAVKVVPVGTGAQAADAARELSVLARVDVEGLVRFREAVGLGGERPAVAVVLDRVRGGSLAGVVAARGHLSAGETVTVLAPVARALAGLHAAGVVHGDVSPGNVLLELNGRPLLADLGVARVAGAGPDDLWGTQGFVAPEVLDGQRPGPAADVYAVGALAWWCATGEPPGPGALRAPVDEVLPDLPEAWRRLTARALAGDPDARPSAAELALGYFDAVPCEPLRMTVGTDETSLLTQRIRDAGRTPQAAAPAGPTPRRPGPGGAVAGVVRAVLGRLPRLSASHLSASRLSGSHLPPTRPSTSRPTPTRLSTPRPTPSGLSVPRVPRGRLATTVLLLAVTAAVLVPTGAVVAGGVSAPGWLPGDAQSAAAPGPTASAPSTPRDPLTDRHAPQRDPRGLVQALADARAGLVVAGDPTRLDALDVPGSQALRQDAAALRDLADRHQRYEGVRLTARTARLVTVSPTTATIEASVDTAAYQVVGAGRVEHRPATTGQPLRLALAWNDGRWKVDSVLDPSAG, translated from the coding sequence ATGGAGGGGCATGAAGACGGGTTCGGCGACAACGGGTTCGGCGACAACGGGTTCGGCGACGACGGGTTCGGCGACACGTTCGGCTGGCCGGGGGCCGCGCCCTCGGCGGCCGGGGTGCCGGGTACCGGGGTCGACAGGGGTGACCTGCACGGGAGCGCCGTACCGCCGGAGGTGCCCGGGTACGACGTGGGTGAGCTGATCGGGCGGGGGAGCTCGGGAGCAGTGTGGGCGGCGAGCCGCTGCGCCGACGGCGCGGCGGTGGCCGTCAAGGTGGTGCCGGTCGGTACCGGAGCGCAGGCAGCCGACGCGGCCCGTGAGCTCTCCGTGCTGGCGCGTGTGGACGTCGAGGGACTGGTGCGGTTCCGAGAGGCGGTCGGCCTCGGCGGCGAGCGTCCGGCGGTCGCGGTGGTCCTCGACCGGGTGCGTGGCGGCTCGCTGGCGGGAGTCGTCGCGGCCCGAGGCCACCTCAGCGCGGGGGAGACCGTCACGGTGCTCGCGCCGGTCGCCCGGGCGCTCGCGGGCCTGCACGCCGCCGGGGTCGTGCACGGCGACGTCAGCCCGGGCAACGTCCTGCTCGAGCTCAACGGCCGGCCGCTGCTCGCCGACCTCGGGGTCGCCAGGGTGGCCGGTGCCGGTCCCGACGACCTCTGGGGCACCCAGGGCTTCGTCGCGCCCGAGGTCCTCGACGGACAGCGGCCGGGACCGGCGGCCGACGTGTATGCCGTGGGTGCGCTCGCGTGGTGGTGCGCCACGGGCGAGCCCCCCGGCCCGGGTGCCCTGCGGGCCCCGGTCGACGAGGTCCTCCCCGACCTGCCCGAGGCGTGGCGCCGGCTGACGGCCAGGGCCCTGGCCGGCGACCCGGACGCCCGGCCGAGCGCCGCCGAGCTGGCGCTGGGCTACTTCGACGCCGTGCCGTGCGAACCCTTGCGGATGACCGTCGGGACGGACGAGACCTCGCTGCTGACCCAGCGCATCCGCGACGCGGGTCGCACGCCCCAGGCTGCGGCACCTGCCGGCCCCACCCCGCGCCGTCCGGGGCCCGGGGGAGCGGTCGCCGGCGTCGTGCGTGCGGTGCTCGGCCGCCTGCCTCGCCTGTCCGCGTCCCACCTGTCCGCGTCCCGGCTGTCCGGGTCCCACCTGCCCCCGACGCGGCCGTCCACGTCACGGCCCACCCCGACCCGGCTGTCCACGCCACGGCCCACCCCGTCCGGGCTGTCCGTGCCGAGGGTGCCGCGCGGTCGCCTGGCCACCACGGTGCTGCTGCTGGCCGTCACCGCCGCGGTCCTCGTGCCCACCGGGGCGGTCGTGGCCGGCGGGGTGTCGGCCCCGGGCTGGCTGCCCGGTGACGCGCAGAGCGCGGCAGCCCCAGGGCCCACGGCCTCCGCACCGTCGACCCCTCGGGACCCGCTCACGGACCGTCACGCGCCCCAGCGCGATCCGCGTGGGCTGGTCCAGGCGCTCGCCGACGCGCGTGCGGGCCTGGTGGTGGCCGGCGACCCGACTCGGCTCGACGCCCTCGACGTGCCGGGTTCGCAGGCGCTGCGCCAGGACGCCGCGGCCCTGCGCGACCTGGCGGACCGGCACCAGCGGTACGAAGGGGTGCGCCTTACCGCGCGCACCGCCCGGCTTGTGACGGTCTCGCCCACCACGGCGACGATCGAGGCCTCGGTCGACACCGCGGCATACCAGGTGGTCGGTGCGGGGCGCGTCGAGCACCGTCCCGCCACGACGGGCCAGCCGTTGCGCCTCGCCCTGGCGTGGAACGACGGGAGGTGGAAGGTCGACTCCGTGCTCGACCCCTCAGCCGGTTGA
- a CDS encoding TIGR01777 family oxidoreductase: protein MPQRVAITGSTGLIGSALSAALRERGDQVVRLVRRAPSAADEVEWDPAARRLDPGALAGVTAVVNLAGAGVGDKRWTPSYQQLILSSRVDSTATVARALVELGAPVRLVSASAVGYYGDRGEEVLTEESAPGDTFLSDVVRAWEGAADPARDGGLSVVHPRTGLVLAPGGGAMAKMLPLAKAGINGPLGNGRQWWPWISLRDTVAGLVHLVDHPEVTGPVNLVGPHPDRQVEVARELGRQLHRPAVLPAPAFGIRLVLGGFADEVLHSKRVVPGRLTDSGFTHTDGDVASALRWVLQNS from the coding sequence ATGCCACAGCGCGTAGCCATCACGGGTTCGACCGGACTGATCGGCAGCGCGCTGTCGGCCGCCCTGCGCGAGCGCGGGGACCAGGTCGTCCGGCTCGTCCGTCGCGCTCCCTCGGCCGCCGACGAGGTGGAGTGGGACCCCGCCGCCCGCCGCCTCGACCCCGGCGCGCTCGCGGGGGTCACCGCGGTCGTGAACCTCGCGGGAGCCGGCGTGGGCGACAAGCGCTGGACCCCGTCGTACCAGCAGCTCATCCTCAGCTCGCGGGTCGACTCGACCGCCACCGTCGCCCGGGCGCTGGTCGAGCTCGGAGCGCCGGTCCGCCTGGTCTCGGCGTCCGCGGTCGGCTACTACGGCGACCGGGGCGAGGAGGTGCTCACCGAGGAGTCGGCTCCCGGCGACACCTTCCTCAGCGACGTGGTGCGCGCCTGGGAGGGCGCCGCCGACCCCGCCCGCGACGGCGGGCTCTCGGTCGTCCACCCCCGCACCGGCCTGGTGCTCGCGCCCGGTGGCGGGGCCATGGCCAAGATGCTGCCGCTCGCCAAGGCCGGCATCAACGGGCCGCTCGGCAACGGCCGCCAGTGGTGGCCCTGGATCTCGCTGCGCGACACCGTCGCCGGCCTGGTCCACCTGGTCGACCACCCCGAGGTCACCGGCCCGGTCAACCTCGTCGGGCCGCACCCGGACCGCCAGGTCGAGGTGGCCCGCGAGCTCGGCCGGCAGCTGCACCGCCCGGCCGTGCTGCCCGCGCCCGCCTTCGGGATCCGGCTCGTCCTGGGCGGGTTCGCCGACGAGGTCCTGCACAGCAAGCGGGTCGTCCCCGGTCGCCTCACCGACAGCGGCTTCACGCACACCGACGGGGACGTCGCCTCGGCCCTGCGCTGGGTGCTCCAGAATTCCTGA
- the sucB gene encoding 2-oxoglutarate dehydrogenase, E2 component, dihydrolipoamide succinyltransferase: MSERVTMPALGESVTEGTVTRWLKNVGDTVAVDEPLLEVSTDKVDTEIPSPVAGVLQEILAGEDDTVPVGADLAVIGDGSSEGGSDAGSQDAGQQESGQQEQAQEAPAAEAPSTAQEPQPATSEPEQQQAEQPQQSGGDQGGQQSGGSGGGETVTMPALGESVTEGTVTRWLKAEGDTVEVDEPLLEVSTDKVDTEIPSPVAGVVTKILVQEDDTVPVGGELAVIGGSGGGAGEQAAPQQEQPAQQSAPQQEAPQQQPAQPQQEQAPAQAQADTAQAAAETAANQPAGSSPAEQAERTEAPAPAQAPAPSQAPAQATSGEAADASAYVTPLVRKLAAENNVDLASIKGTGVGGRVRKQDVLDAAKAAQEAAAAPAPAPAAAPAAAAPTAAPSAPSTTGSVSPKRGTTEKMSRLRQTIAKRMVESLQVSAQLTTVVEVDVTKIARLRARAKADFERREGTKLSFLPFFALAAVEALKEYPQVNSSVEGDQITYHGQENLGVAVDTERGLLVPVIKNAGDLNIAGLARGIADLADRTRNNKIMPDELSGGTFTLTNTGSRGALFDTPIINQPNVGILGTGAVVKRPVVVTDADGGETIAVRSMVYLALSYDHRVVDGADAARFLSTMKSRLEEGNFEV, encoded by the coding sequence ATGTCCGAACGCGTGACCATGCCGGCTCTGGGTGAGTCCGTCACCGAGGGCACGGTGACGCGCTGGCTGAAGAACGTCGGCGACACCGTCGCGGTCGACGAGCCGCTCCTCGAGGTCTCGACCGACAAGGTCGACACCGAGATCCCCTCCCCCGTGGCGGGTGTGCTGCAGGAGATCCTGGCGGGCGAGGACGACACCGTGCCGGTGGGCGCCGACCTCGCCGTCATCGGCGACGGCAGCTCGGAGGGCGGGTCCGACGCGGGTTCGCAGGACGCGGGCCAGCAGGAGTCCGGCCAGCAGGAGCAGGCCCAGGAGGCCCCCGCGGCCGAGGCGCCCTCGACCGCGCAGGAGCCGCAGCCGGCGACCTCCGAGCCCGAGCAGCAGCAGGCGGAGCAGCCGCAGCAGTCCGGTGGCGACCAGGGCGGCCAGCAGTCGGGCGGCAGCGGTGGCGGCGAGACGGTCACCATGCCGGCGCTCGGAGAGTCCGTGACCGAGGGCACCGTCACCCGCTGGCTCAAGGCCGAGGGCGACACCGTCGAGGTCGACGAGCCGCTGCTCGAGGTCTCGACCGACAAGGTCGACACCGAGATCCCCTCGCCGGTCGCCGGCGTGGTCACCAAGATCCTCGTCCAGGAGGACGACACCGTGCCGGTCGGCGGCGAGCTGGCCGTCATCGGCGGGTCCGGCGGCGGCGCGGGCGAGCAGGCCGCTCCGCAGCAGGAGCAGCCCGCGCAGCAGTCCGCCCCGCAGCAGGAGGCGCCGCAGCAGCAGCCGGCCCAGCCACAGCAGGAGCAGGCCCCTGCCCAGGCGCAGGCCGACACCGCGCAGGCCGCCGCCGAGACCGCCGCGAACCAGCCGGCCGGCTCCTCGCCCGCCGAGCAGGCCGAGCGCACCGAGGCCCCGGCTCCGGCGCAGGCGCCCGCCCCGTCCCAGGCCCCCGCCCAGGCGACGTCTGGCGAGGCCGCGGACGCCTCGGCATACGTCACCCCGCTGGTGCGCAAGCTCGCCGCGGAGAACAACGTCGACCTCGCCAGCATCAAGGGCACCGGCGTCGGCGGTCGCGTCCGCAAGCAGGACGTCCTCGACGCCGCCAAGGCTGCCCAGGAGGCTGCTGCGGCCCCGGCGCCCGCGCCCGCCGCGGCACCGGCAGCGGCGGCTCCCACCGCCGCGCCGAGCGCACCGTCCACCACCGGCTCGGTCTCGCCGAAGCGCGGCACCACCGAGAAGATGTCGCGGCTGCGGCAGACCATCGCCAAGCGCATGGTCGAGTCGCTGCAGGTCTCGGCCCAGCTCACGACCGTGGTCGAGGTCGACGTCACCAAGATCGCCCGGCTCCGTGCGCGGGCCAAGGCCGACTTCGAGCGGCGCGAGGGCACCAAGCTCAGCTTCCTGCCGTTCTTCGCGCTGGCAGCGGTGGAGGCCCTCAAGGAGTACCCGCAGGTCAACTCGAGTGTCGAGGGTGACCAGATCACCTACCACGGCCAGGAGAACCTCGGTGTCGCCGTCGACACCGAGCGCGGGCTGCTCGTCCCGGTCATCAAGAACGCCGGTGACCTCAACATCGCCGGTCTGGCCCGCGGCATCGCGGACCTGGCCGACCGCACCCGCAACAACAAGATCATGCCGGACGAGCTGTCGGGCGGGACCTTCACGCTGACCAACACCGGCAGCCGCGGGGCGCTCTTCGACACGCCGATCATCAACCAGCCGAACGTCGGGATCCTCGGCACCGGCGCGGTCGTCAAGCGACCCGTGGTCGTGACCGACGCCGACGGTGGCGAGACGATCGCCGTGCGCTCGATGGTCTACCTCGCCCTGTCGTACGACCACCGGGTCGTCGACGGCGCGGACGCCGCCCGGTTCCTCAGCACCATGAAGTCGCGCCTCGAGGAGGGCAACTTCGAGGTCTGA
- the lpdA gene encoding dihydrolipoyl dehydrogenase: MPAEAETTFDVLILGGGSGGYACAFRAAELGLSVALVEKGKLGGTCLHVGCIPTKALLHAAEVADTAREGSRFGVKTTFESVDMSGVNAYKDGVVARLYKGLQGLAKAHKIELVEGEGRLVDRSTVEVAGRRITGRNVVLATGSYAKSLPGLEIGGRIMTSEQALSLDFVPPRVVVLGGGVIGVEFASVFRSFGSEVTIVEALPRLVAAEDEAVSKTLERSFRKRGIAFRTGVRFEGATQSGDTVAVSLEGGDTIEADLLLVAVGRGPVTDGLGYAEAGVTLDRGYVVTDERLRTGAEGVYAVGDIVPGLQLAHRGFAQGIFVAEEIAGQSPAVVDEAGIPRVTYCDPEITSVGLTEAQAREKYGEVETYEYNLGGNGKSQILQTQGFVKLVREKDGPVVGVHMIGARMGEQAGEAQLVYNWEALPEDVAGLIHAHPTQNEALGEAHLALAGKPLHAHN; encoded by the coding sequence ATGCCGGCTGAGGCCGAGACCACCTTCGATGTCCTCATCCTGGGTGGTGGCAGCGGCGGCTACGCCTGCGCCTTCCGCGCGGCCGAGCTCGGCCTGAGCGTCGCCCTCGTCGAGAAGGGCAAGCTGGGCGGCACCTGCCTGCACGTCGGCTGCATCCCGACCAAGGCGCTGCTGCACGCCGCCGAGGTCGCCGACACCGCGCGCGAGGGCTCCCGGTTCGGTGTGAAGACGACCTTCGAGTCGGTCGACATGTCCGGCGTCAACGCGTACAAGGACGGCGTCGTCGCCCGCCTGTACAAGGGCCTGCAGGGCCTGGCCAAGGCGCACAAGATCGAGCTCGTCGAGGGCGAGGGGCGCCTCGTCGACCGCTCCACCGTCGAGGTCGCCGGCCGGCGCATCACGGGACGCAATGTCGTCCTCGCGACCGGCTCCTACGCGAAGTCGCTGCCGGGCCTGGAGATCGGCGGCCGCATCATGACCAGCGAGCAGGCCCTGTCGCTCGACTTCGTGCCGCCGCGCGTCGTCGTCCTCGGTGGCGGCGTCATCGGCGTCGAGTTCGCGTCGGTCTTCCGCTCCTTCGGCTCCGAGGTCACGATCGTCGAGGCACTCCCCCGGCTCGTGGCCGCGGAGGACGAGGCGGTCTCCAAGACGCTCGAGCGCTCGTTCCGCAAGCGCGGCATTGCCTTCCGCACCGGCGTGCGGTTCGAGGGCGCCACCCAGTCCGGCGACACCGTCGCCGTCTCGCTCGAGGGTGGCGACACCATCGAGGCGGACCTGCTGCTCGTGGCCGTCGGCCGCGGCCCGGTCACCGACGGCCTGGGGTATGCCGAGGCAGGCGTCACCCTCGACCGCGGCTACGTCGTCACCGACGAGCGCCTGCGCACCGGCGCCGAGGGCGTGTACGCCGTGGGCGACATCGTGCCGGGCCTGCAGCTCGCGCACCGCGGGTTCGCCCAGGGCATCTTCGTGGCCGAGGAGATCGCCGGGCAGTCGCCGGCCGTCGTCGACGAGGCCGGCATCCCCCGCGTCACGTACTGCGACCCCGAGATCACGTCGGTCGGCCTCACCGAGGCCCAGGCCCGGGAGAAGTACGGCGAGGTCGAGACCTACGAGTACAACCTCGGCGGCAACGGCAAGTCCCAGATCCTGCAGACGCAGGGCTTCGTCAAGCTCGTCCGCGAGAAGGACGGACCCGTCGTCGGCGTCCACATGATCGGCGCCCGGATGGGCGAGCAGGCCGGCGAGGCCCAGCTCGTCTACAACTGGGAGGCCCTGCCCGAGGACGTGGCCGGCCTCATCCACGCGCACCCCACGCAGAACGAAGCCCTCGGCGAGGCCCACCTGGCCCTGGCCGGCAAGCCCCTGCACGCCCACAACTGA